From Chloroflexota bacterium, the proteins below share one genomic window:
- a CDS encoding (2,3-dihydroxybenzoyl)adenylate synthase produces the protein MAELTLGLEGTTAWPAEFAERYRNAGYWVDQTFGEALREWAQRSGEATAVVCGERRWSYRELDQRVDRLAAGLQQLGIQPKQRVVVQLPNCAEWFVVCFALFRVGAIPLMALPAHRLAEIGYFCQHSEAVAYVIADKIGSFDYRNLAAEVKAVAPTLEHVLVVGEAGSFTALADVDAEPSEFPTLDPAEVALFQLSGGSTGVPKLIARTHDDYLYSVRASAEICELDASSVYLCVLPMAHNFPMSSPGTLGTLVAGGTVVLAPQPSPDVAFPLIAREGVTITGMVPPLALLWLDAAANRKAELSSLKQILVGGAPFGADTARRVHPELGCQLQQVYGMAEGLVNYTRLDDPTELICHTQGRPISPLDEVRIVDDEDNDLPLGELGHLITRGPYTIRGYYRAAEHNQRAFTSDGFYRTGDLARLNAAGYVSVEGRAKDQINRGGEKVAAEEIEQHLLNHPAIHDVALVGLPDRFLGERTCAVIVSNGVTINRREVVQFLRSRGLAEYKLPDRVEIVESLPKTGVGKINKRLLREQLSAGRVPA, from the coding sequence ATGGCTGAGCTGACGCTTGGCCTTGAGGGCACAACTGCTTGGCCCGCCGAGTTTGCCGAACGCTATCGCAACGCTGGCTATTGGGTTGATCAGACCTTTGGCGAAGCGCTACGCGAGTGGGCGCAACGCTCGGGTGAGGCTACCGCTGTGGTATGTGGCGAACGCCGTTGGAGCTACCGCGAGCTGGATCAACGAGTTGATCGCTTGGCAGCAGGCTTGCAACAGCTTGGCATCCAACCAAAACAACGGGTGGTGGTGCAATTGCCCAATTGCGCCGAATGGTTTGTGGTCTGTTTTGCGCTCTTTCGGGTTGGCGCAATTCCGTTGATGGCGTTGCCAGCCCATCGTTTGGCTGAAATTGGCTATTTTTGCCAGCATAGCGAAGCGGTGGCCTATGTGATTGCCGATAAAATTGGCAGTTTCGATTATCGCAATTTGGCAGCTGAGGTCAAAGCGGTTGCGCCAACCTTGGAACATGTATTGGTGGTTGGCGAGGCTGGGTCGTTTACTGCTTTGGCTGATGTCGATGCCGAGCCAAGCGAATTTCCAACGCTTGACCCCGCCGAAGTGGCTTTGTTCCAGCTTTCGGGCGGCAGCACGGGCGTGCCCAAATTGATTGCCCGCACCCACGATGATTATTTGTATTCGGTGCGAGCTAGTGCTGAAATCTGCGAGTTGGATGCCAGCAGCGTCTATTTGTGCGTCTTGCCGATGGCTCATAACTTTCCGATGAGTTCGCCTGGAACCTTGGGAACGTTGGTGGCGGGCGGCACGGTGGTGCTTGCGCCGCAACCTAGCCCCGATGTGGCTTTTCCCTTGATTGCTCGCGAAGGCGTAACGATTACTGGTATGGTTCCGCCGCTAGCATTGCTGTGGCTCGATGCTGCGGCGAATCGCAAGGCCGAATTATCCAGCCTTAAGCAAATTTTGGTTGGTGGTGCGCCCTTTGGTGCTGATACCGCTCGCCGCGTGCATCCAGAGCTTGGTTGCCAATTGCAACAAGTCTATGGTATGGCTGAGGGCTTGGTTAATTACACGCGGCTTGATGATCCGACTGAGCTGATTTGCCATACCCAAGGCCGCCCAATTTCGCCTTTAGATGAGGTGCGAATTGTCGATGATGAAGATAATGATTTGCCGCTGGGTGAGCTTGGCCACCTGATTACCCGTGGCCCCTACACGATTCGCGGCTATTATCGCGCTGCTGAACATAATCAACGCGCTTTTACCAGCGACGGTTTTTATCGTACTGGCGATTTGGCCCGCTTGAACGCCGCTGGCTATGTTTCAGTCGAAGGCCGTGCCAAAGATCAAATCAATCGTGGTGGCGAAAAAGTTGCTGCCGAAGAAATCGAGCAACATCTGCTCAATCACCCAGCGATTCACGATGTGGCGCTGGTGGGCTTGCCCGACCGATTTTTGGGCGAGCGCACTTGTGCGGTGATTGTCAGCAACGGCGTGACTATCAACCGCCGCGAGGTGGTGCAATTTTTGCGCAGCCGGGGGCTTGCCGAATACAAATTGCCAGATCGGGTCGAAATCGTGGAGAGTTTGCCCAAAACTGGGGTTGGCAAGATCAACAAACGGCTGTTACGTGAGCAATTAAGTGCTGGTCGTGTGCCAGCCTAG
- the dhbC gene encoding isochorismate synthase DhbC: MSSFEQERLRESAWQLLDNYQAESAFFFASPNHTLLGQLSYVDLISQTALPELEQRVNEALQRAERGGEVNPVVVGALPFAPDAAAYLALPSRVVWAGPLHAEAQPYWHNQRLPHCSIEPMPAPEHYKQGVAQALAKMQAGDLQKVVLSRALQLTAEAPLDVNLILANLARNNKTGYTFAVPLPTRRALVGASPELLLARNGNQVIANPLAGSIPRSSDPEEDARRAAGLLESPKDLHEHKVVIEAVAAALAPFCLSLEVPQPTVISTATMWHLSTTLVGELNPDAPSSLGLALALHPTPAVCGTPTEVARAAIREIEPFDRGFFTGMVGWCNAQGDGEWIVTIRCAEVVDQSLRLFAGAGVVLGSTPEAELAETGAKFRTMLLAMGIDSEGEVA, translated from the coding sequence ATGAGCAGTTTTGAACAAGAACGGCTACGCGAATCGGCGTGGCAATTGCTAGACAACTATCAAGCAGAATCGGCCTTTTTCTTTGCATCGCCCAACCATACCTTGTTAGGGCAATTAAGCTATGTTGATTTGATCAGCCAAACCGCCTTACCTGAGCTTGAGCAACGAGTCAACGAGGCACTGCAACGGGCTGAACGTGGTGGTGAGGTTAATCCGGTGGTGGTGGGCGCATTGCCTTTTGCTCCTGATGCGGCGGCCTATTTGGCACTACCTTCGCGGGTAGTTTGGGCTGGCCCATTGCACGCCGAAGCCCAACCCTATTGGCATAATCAACGTTTGCCACATTGCAGCATCGAACCAATGCCAGCGCCCGAACACTACAAACAGGGTGTGGCGCAAGCCTTAGCCAAAATGCAGGCTGGCGATTTGCAAAAAGTTGTGCTCTCACGCGCATTGCAATTGACTGCTGAAGCACCGCTTGATGTGAATTTGATTTTGGCCAATTTGGCGCGTAATAACAAAACTGGCTATACCTTTGCTGTGCCGTTGCCAACTCGCCGTGCTTTGGTTGGGGCTAGCCCTGAGTTGTTACTGGCACGTAATGGTAACCAAGTGATCGCCAATCCCTTAGCTGGCTCGATTCCCCGCAGCAGTGACCCTGAAGAAGATGCGCGGCGGGCAGCAGGCTTGCTCGAATCGCCCAAAGATTTGCATGAACATAAGGTTGTGATCGAGGCGGTTGCGGCGGCCTTAGCGCCATTCTGTCTGAGCCTCGAAGTGCCGCAACCAACCGTCATTTCCACCGCGACGATGTGGCATCTCTCGACAACCTTGGTTGGTGAATTAAATCCTGATGCACCTTCGTCTTTGGGCTTGGCATTGGCCTTGCACCCAACTCCGGCGGTCTGTGGTACGCCTACCGAGGTCGCCCGTGCCGCCATCCGCGAAATCGAGCCGTTTGATCGGGGCTTTTTCACGGGTATGGTTGGTTGGTGCAACGCCCAAGGCGATGGCGAATGGATTGTCACGATTCGTTGTGCCGAAGTTGTTGATCAATCGTTGCGTTTATTTGCTGGCGCTGGGGTGGTGCTTGGCTCAACTCCTGAAGCTGAATTGGCCGAAACTGGGGCAAAATTCCGCACGATGTTGTTGGCGATGGGCATCGATAGCGAAGGCGAGGTGGCCTAA
- the aroF gene encoding 3-deoxy-7-phosphoheptulonate synthase → MSNANASTKPAPYRLAARTDAHQATIVDLGSVKIGGGQPVVMAGPCSVESESQLLNTAYAVAEAGAHMLRGGAFKPRTSPYAFRGLGEAGLKILAKARAETGLPIITEALNTADLDLVAEYTDVIQIGARNMQNFALLEAAGRTGRPVMVKRGPAGTIEEWLLAAEYVLATGNPNVILCERGIRTFENATRNTLDLNAVAMAKHRSHLPVIVDPSHGTGKWYLVAPLALAGLAVGGDGLMIEVHHDPDHASSDGPQSLNHEHFADLMEKINQQYAQPVAREVGLN, encoded by the coding sequence ATGAGCAATGCAAACGCATCGACCAAGCCCGCGCCGTATCGACTTGCTGCTCGTACCGATGCCCACCAAGCCACAATTGTGGATCTTGGCTCGGTCAAAATTGGCGGCGGCCAACCAGTCGTGATGGCTGGCCCATGCTCAGTTGAATCAGAAAGCCAATTGCTCAACACGGCCTATGCAGTGGCCGAAGCCGGAGCACATATGCTGCGCGGCGGGGCTTTCAAACCACGCACATCACCCTATGCCTTCCGTGGCTTGGGCGAAGCAGGCTTGAAGATTTTGGCTAAAGCTCGCGCCGAAACTGGCTTGCCAATTATTACCGAAGCGCTCAATACCGCCGATTTAGATTTGGTGGCTGAATACACCGATGTGATTCAAATTGGCGCACGCAATATGCAAAATTTTGCCTTGCTCGAAGCTGCTGGTCGCACTGGCCGCCCAGTTATGGTCAAACGTGGCCCAGCTGGCACGATTGAAGAATGGCTATTGGCCGCCGAATATGTGTTAGCCACCGGCAATCCCAACGTGATTTTGTGTGAGCGTGGCATTCGCACCTTTGAAAATGCTACCCGCAACACGCTCGATTTGAATGCTGTGGCCATGGCCAAACATCGCAGCCATCTGCCTGTGATCGTTGATCCCAGCCATGGCACTGGCAAATGGTACTTGGTTGCGCCTTTGGCCTTGGCTGGCTTGGCGGTTGGTGGCGATGGCTTGATGATCGAAGTCCACCATGATCCTGATCATGCTAGCTCCGATGGCCCACAATCGTTGAACCACGAACATTTTGCTGATTTGATGGAAAAAATCAATCAACAATACGCCCAGCCAGTTGCGCGGGAAGTGGGTTTGAACTAA
- a CDS encoding 2,3-dihydro-2,3-dihydroxybenzoate dehydrogenase has product MQFSEYPELKNQVALVTGAAQGIGAAVAQELCRHGAHVVALDVQSAGLQALQQRLETSAGQLSTYTIDVRKAQAVETLVDAIEKQTGPIGLLVNVAGILRMAPVVELSDEDWATSLDVNATGVFNLTRAVARRMVPRQAGSIVTVGSNAAGVPRMQMAAYAASKAAATAFTMCLGLELAQHKIRCNVVSPGSTDTAMQRTLWHDETGPQRVIAGSLETFRLGIPLGRIAEPADIANAVVFLLSERARHITMHDLRIDGGATLGA; this is encoded by the coding sequence GTGCAATTTTCAGAGTACCCCGAACTGAAAAACCAAGTAGCCCTAGTAACAGGTGCTGCTCAAGGTATTGGGGCCGCAGTTGCCCAAGAATTATGCCGCCATGGTGCACATGTGGTGGCGCTTGATGTTCAATCGGCTGGTTTGCAGGCGTTGCAACAACGCTTAGAAACCAGCGCAGGCCAGCTTAGCACGTACACAATCGATGTGCGTAAGGCCCAAGCGGTTGAAACGTTGGTTGATGCTATCGAAAAACAGACGGGGCCGATTGGCCTGTTGGTGAATGTTGCTGGTATTTTGCGTATGGCTCCAGTCGTTGAGTTGAGCGATGAGGATTGGGCAACCAGTCTCGATGTGAATGCCACGGGCGTGTTCAATCTAACGCGGGCAGTTGCTCGGCGCATGGTTCCACGCCAAGCTGGCAGCATCGTGACGGTTGGCTCGAATGCCGCTGGCGTACCGCGCATGCAGATGGCGGCCTATGCTGCCTCGAAAGCTGCCGCAACTGCCTTCACCATGTGCTTGGGCCTTGAATTAGCACAACATAAGATTCGCTGTAATGTCGTTTCACCTGGCTCGACCGACACCGCCATGCAACGCACGTTGTGGCACGACGAAACTGGCCCGCAACGGGTGATTGCTGGCTCATTGGAAACATTTCGCTTGGGGATTCCGCTTGGGCGGATTGCCGAGCCTGCCGATATTGCCAACGCTGTTGTTTTTTTACTCTCCGAGCGTGCTCGCCACATTACAATGCACGATTTGCGCATTGATGGCGGCGCAACGCTGGGTGCTTAG
- a CDS encoding DUF3644 domain-containing protein, whose amino-acid sequence MTTNSIVNERRESICQCLISFGFPEDTIYSPELLTLGYFPSKQSKKTLAFLILTYQQECPVSVLKRVSDQPAGIVRSLRDKGFIFKSNPNTPSEFQYQNQAGIQCRCIERFDPHKTKVGGRAKALLSKSLAAAISAIEVYNKPDFRYREETFAILLVNAWELLLKSKIMADNNNQISSIQVLDSNGSPKQTRSGNIMTIDIIKSMNILNSQGKINKSCLENITILVELRDNAIHFTNKNTDLSKKVLEIGTASLKNFVSIILEWFDEDLSSYNFFLMPLSFFHLEEIQSHLFPSEKELQRLISFIYQKELNNPYSDESNYNITLAYEIKFKKSSTSNITITTNKEDTAVKVYVDEDEKIKNQYPIDFNRLKEILANRYIDFKANKRYHHIRKSLENQEIHGERYCCIRYLNSITKKGTHKKFYSTEIIKEFDKHYQKR is encoded by the coding sequence ATGACTACTAATAGTATTGTTAATGAACGCAGAGAATCGATTTGCCAATGCTTAATTTCATTTGGATTCCCTGAAGATACCATATATTCACCAGAGCTATTAACATTAGGTTATTTTCCTTCGAAGCAGTCGAAAAAGACACTTGCATTTTTGATACTTACGTATCAGCAAGAATGCCCTGTATCTGTACTTAAACGAGTGAGTGATCAACCTGCTGGTATAGTACGATCGCTTAGGGATAAAGGCTTTATCTTCAAATCTAATCCAAATACTCCATCAGAATTTCAATATCAGAACCAAGCTGGAATTCAGTGTCGTTGTATTGAAAGATTTGACCCTCATAAGACTAAGGTTGGAGGACGGGCTAAAGCTCTACTTTCCAAATCTTTGGCTGCAGCTATATCAGCAATTGAGGTATACAATAAACCGGATTTTAGATATAGAGAAGAAACATTTGCAATATTATTAGTTAATGCATGGGAGTTGTTATTAAAATCAAAAATAATGGCTGATAATAATAATCAGATTTCTAGTATTCAAGTTTTGGATTCCAATGGTTCTCCAAAACAGACTCGTTCCGGTAATATTATGACAATAGACATTATAAAATCTATGAATATATTGAACTCACAAGGAAAGATTAATAAATCTTGTTTGGAGAATATAACAATATTAGTAGAATTAAGAGATAATGCAATCCATTTTACTAATAAAAATACTGATTTATCCAAAAAAGTCCTAGAAATAGGAACAGCTAGTCTTAAAAATTTTGTTTCTATTATCCTTGAATGGTTTGATGAAGATCTATCAAGTTATAATTTCTTTCTAATGCCATTATCTTTTTTTCACTTGGAAGAAATACAAAGCCATCTTTTTCCCAGCGAAAAAGAACTTCAAAGATTAATATCTTTTATTTACCAAAAAGAATTAAATAATCCTTACAGCGATGAATCAAATTATAATATTACATTGGCATATGAGATTAAGTTTAAAAAATCATCTACATCAAATATTACTATAACTACAAATAAAGAAGATACAGCAGTTAAGGTTTATGTTGACGAAGATGAAAAAATTAAGAATCAATACCCAATAGATTTTAATCGTCTAAAAGAAATTCTTGCTAATAGATATATTGATTTTAAGGCTAACAAACGATATCATCATATACGAAAGAGTTTAGAGAATCAGGAAATACATGGTGAACGTTATTGCTGCATTCGATATCTCAATTCTATAACTAAAAAGGGAACTCATAAAAAATTTTATAGTACTGAAATTATTAAAGAGTTTGATAAACATTATCAAAAACGATAA
- a CDS encoding YnfA family protein, whose amino-acid sequence MQIFRAVLLFILAGLAEIAGGYLVWQWLRADRSIWFGVLGAILLVGYGVLPTLQPQVWSFGRVYAAYGGVFIVLSLAWGWLIDHNPPDQPSLIGACLALVGAAIILYWPR is encoded by the coding sequence ATGCAAATATTTCGCGCAGTTTTGTTATTTATTTTGGCGGGTTTGGCTGAAATTGCTGGCGGTTATTTGGTTTGGCAGTGGCTTCGCGCCGATCGCTCGATTTGGTTTGGGGTACTAGGGGCAATTTTGTTGGTTGGTTATGGGGTTTTACCAACGCTTCAACCACAAGTTTGGAGTTTTGGGCGAGTTTATGCAGCCTATGGCGGGGTGTTTATCGTGCTTTCGCTCGCTTGGGGCTGGCTGATCGATCATAATCCGCCGGATCAACCAAGCCTAATTGGAGCCTGTTTGGCCTTAGTTGGCGCAGCAATTATCTTGTATTGGCCACGCTAG
- a CDS encoding aldo/keto reductase gives MDYRDLGRTGWQISTIGFGAWAIGGDAWGKTDDATSLATIHTAIDAGVNFIDTADVYGDGHSERLIAQVLRERPGEIVVATKAGRRLNPHTAAGYNRENLTAFVERSLHNLNTEALDLLQLHCPPTDVYSMPEVFEVLDNLVRAGKVRYYGVSVERVDEALAAIEYPNVQSVQIIFNLFRYKPIEQFFAAAKAKRVGILARVPLASGLLSGKISAATTFEASDHRNYNRHGESFDQGETFSGVDYATGLQAVEELRALVPIDASMAQFALRWILMFDAVTTAIPGAKTPEQMRANAAAAELAPLDAATMAQAQAIYDRLIRPLVHERW, from the coding sequence ATGGATTATCGTGATTTAGGTCGAACTGGTTGGCAGATTTCGACGATTGGCTTTGGGGCATGGGCGATTGGCGGCGATGCATGGGGCAAAACCGACGATGCTACCTCGTTGGCCACAATTCACACAGCGATTGATGCTGGGGTAAATTTTATTGATACAGCTGATGTCTATGGCGATGGTCACTCCGAGCGCCTGATTGCCCAAGTATTGCGTGAACGTCCAGGCGAGATCGTCGTTGCAACCAAGGCTGGTCGCCGTTTGAATCCCCATACAGCGGCTGGTTATAATCGCGAAAACCTAACTGCCTTTGTTGAGCGTAGTTTGCATAATTTAAACACCGAAGCCCTCGATTTGCTGCAACTGCATTGCCCGCCAACCGACGTTTATTCAATGCCCGAAGTCTTCGAGGTGCTCGATAACTTGGTGCGGGCTGGCAAGGTGCGTTACTACGGCGTGAGTGTCGAGCGGGTCGATGAGGCTTTGGCCGCGATTGAATATCCCAATGTGCAAAGCGTGCAAATTATCTTCAATCTTTTTCGCTACAAACCAATTGAGCAATTTTTTGCGGCAGCCAAAGCCAAGCGAGTTGGTATTCTGGCGCGGGTTCCGTTAGCCAGCGGCTTGTTATCAGGCAAAATCAGCGCTGCAACCACTTTTGAAGCCAGCGATCATCGCAACTATAACCGCCATGGTGAATCGTTTGATCAGGGCGAAACCTTCTCAGGGGTCGATTATGCTACGGGATTGCAAGCCGTTGAGGAATTACGCGCTTTAGTGCCAATCGATGCCAGCATGGCTCAATTTGCCTTGCGCTGGATTTTGATGTTCGATGCGGTGACGACGGCGATTCCTGGGGCCAAAACGCCTGAACAAATGCGAGCCAACGCTGCTGCTGCCGAGCTAGCCCCGCTCGATGCGGCAACCATGGCCCAAGCCCAAGCGATTTATGATCGTTTGATTCGACCATTGGTGCACGAGCGCTGGTAG
- a CDS encoding DUF2071 domain-containing protein: MPILHNPITMQGQIDRCWLLTYRMPIDQFQALLPAELTATEYQGFGFWNIVICHVSHMRPWFAPHPLGFNYWHVAYRIYVNLKTPYGIDQGLYFVRSDCDQPLLAWAGNLVTNFNFHHTPVIVKSSVEQTSISINNSVAAATVQINNQQPAQLTSDSIFDSLEQAAAYLKYPPRGIAISKPGEANIVRIERDEAAWQHQLRHVEHADFQWLKAYSVQPEICYEIQPIAYRWLRGYRRKVLLNQH, translated from the coding sequence ATGCCCATCCTGCATAATCCAATTACCATGCAAGGCCAGATCGATCGCTGCTGGCTTTTAACCTATCGCATGCCAATTGATCAATTTCAAGCGTTGCTGCCAGCCGAATTAACTGCCACTGAATATCAAGGTTTCGGTTTTTGGAATATTGTGATATGCCATGTTTCGCATATGCGTCCCTGGTTTGCGCCTCACCCCTTAGGGTTTAATTATTGGCATGTTGCTTATCGAATTTATGTCAATCTCAAAACTCCATATGGTATAGATCAAGGCTTGTATTTTGTGCGTAGCGATTGTGATCAGCCATTATTAGCGTGGGCTGGCAATTTGGTGACCAATTTTAATTTTCATCATACACCAGTTATTGTTAAAAGCTCGGTTGAGCAGACTAGTATTTCAATTAATAATTCAGTTGCCGCAGCAACTGTCCAGATCAACAACCAACAACCAGCCCAACTCACCAGCGATTCAATCTTTGATAGCCTTGAACAAGCTGCGGCGTATCTCAAATATCCGCCACGCGGAATCGCGATTAGTAAACCAGGCGAAGCCAATATTGTGCGGATCGAGCGCGATGAAGCAGCGTGGCAACATCAACTCCGCCATGTCGAGCACGCTGATTTTCAATGGCTCAAAGCATATTCGGTGCAGCCTGAAATTTGCTATGAAATTCAGCCAATTGCCTATCGCTGGTTGCGCGGCTATCGACGCAAGGTCTTGTTGAACCAGCACTGA
- a CDS encoding NAD(P)H-binding protein yields the protein MRIFLTGASGFIGRHVAVELSQAGHQLTCLVRHKPTMPINSATQYVVAEWLKPATWLDQIAEHDMVINCVGMLRESRQASFQAVHTSVPIALFKAAAQYGLQKIIQISALGANVAAPQAFVRSKALADQALSQQSIPWVVLRPSFVYGAGCYSMELFRRLARLPITPILGDGSYQVQPIQIGDLVRAIRQTVENPTIANCLIEAGGGEQLSFLHLLERLAASQNRQLRPWFVSNWLGQLIAQIGTTTGLGPINRAELSLLLQGNTCDLSDFRQYFSFEPRRFEPNA from the coding sequence ATGCGCATTTTCCTGACTGGAGCAAGTGGTTTTATTGGGCGGCATGTAGCAGTAGAATTGAGCCAAGCAGGCCATCAATTAACCTGCTTGGTGCGCCACAAACCAACCATGCCAATCAACTCAGCCACGCAATATGTGGTAGCCGAATGGCTCAAACCTGCAACATGGCTCGATCAAATCGCCGAGCATGACATGGTGATTAATTGCGTCGGAATGTTGCGCGAAAGCCGCCAAGCCAGTTTTCAAGCAGTCCATACCAGTGTGCCAATCGCGCTATTCAAGGCGGCAGCACAATACGGGCTGCAAAAAATTATCCAAATTAGTGCCTTGGGAGCTAATGTTGCCGCACCACAAGCGTTTGTGCGCAGCAAAGCCTTGGCTGATCAAGCCCTGAGCCAGCAAAGCATCCCTTGGGTGGTGTTACGCCCAAGCTTTGTCTATGGGGCAGGCTGCTATTCGATGGAGTTATTTCGACGTTTAGCCCGCTTGCCCATCACCCCGATTTTGGGCGATGGCAGTTATCAAGTTCAACCAATTCAGATCGGCGATCTCGTTCGGGCAATCAGGCAAACTGTCGAAAATCCAACAATCGCCAATTGCCTAATTGAAGCTGGTGGCGGTGAGCAACTGAGTTTTCTTCACCTACTTGAGCGCTTGGCCGCCAGCCAAAATCGCCAACTACGCCCGTGGTTTGTGTCAAACTGGCTAGGGCAGTTGATCGCGCAAATTGGCACAACCACAGGCTTAGGGCCAATTAATCGGGCTGAATTAAGCCTCTTGCTACAAGGCAACACCTGCGATTTAAGCGATTTTCGGCAGTATTTTAGCTTTGAACCACGCCGATTTGAGCCAAACGCCTAA
- a CDS encoding S8 family peptidase, producing the protein MKRLFVSSMLILAVSAFAGSNSSFAQSRDVEKPVDIGDAVGLDLNAPAVPGQFVIKFKNSTSKASRANSLSALGAVQIDRIEALDAEVVEFASLKSNDSLAMRQAMVESLLKDGNIEYAEPNFIYTSTYTPNDPGRSSQWAWGVTQAYTGWDITRGSSSVVVAVVDTGIQSTHPDLDAKIVAGYDYIDNDSTPNDGNGHGTHVAGTVAAETNNSTGGAGTCPNCRLMGVRVLNNSGSGTLAGVANGITYAANNGAKVINLSLGGGGSTALQNAVNYAWGRGVFLACAAGNSNTSSTTSAYPAAYTNCFAVASTTSTDARSSFSNYGTWVEVAAPGSSIYSTWINSGYNTINGTSMATPHVAGLAGLLSSQGLTNSQIKSKICSSSDQISGTGTRWTCGRINIYKAVQ; encoded by the coding sequence TTGAAGCGTCTGTTTGTTTCGAGCATGTTGATCTTGGCGGTTAGTGCGTTTGCTGGCTCAAATTCATCGTTCGCCCAGTCACGCGATGTAGAAAAACCCGTCGATATTGGCGATGCCGTTGGTCTCGACCTCAATGCCCCTGCTGTTCCTGGTCAATTTGTCATCAAATTCAAGAATTCAACCTCAAAAGCTAGCCGCGCCAACAGCCTGAGTGCGTTGGGCGCAGTGCAAATCGATCGAATCGAAGCGCTTGACGCTGAAGTCGTCGAATTTGCGAGCTTGAAGAGCAACGATAGTTTGGCAATGCGCCAAGCCATGGTTGAAAGCTTGCTCAAAGATGGCAATATCGAATATGCCGAACCCAACTTTATCTATACTTCAACTTACACTCCCAACGACCCAGGTCGTAGCTCACAATGGGCATGGGGTGTAACCCAGGCATACACTGGTTGGGATATCACGCGCGGTAGCAGCAGCGTTGTCGTTGCGGTTGTTGACACTGGGATTCAAAGCACTCACCCTGATTTGGATGCCAAAATTGTCGCTGGCTACGACTACATCGATAATGACTCAACGCCAAATGATGGAAATGGCCACGGCACGCACGTCGCTGGGACGGTTGCTGCTGAAACCAACAATAGCACTGGTGGCGCAGGAACCTGCCCCAACTGTCGCTTGATGGGCGTTCGCGTGTTGAATAACAGTGGTAGCGGTACTTTGGCTGGTGTGGCCAATGGCATCACCTACGCTGCTAACAACGGCGCAAAAGTCATCAACTTGAGTCTTGGTGGCGGCGGTTCAACGGCCTTGCAAAATGCCGTCAACTACGCTTGGGGCCGTGGGGTATTCTTGGCTTGTGCCGCTGGTAACAGCAACACCTCAAGCACCACGAGCGCTTACCCAGCTGCTTATACCAACTGTTTTGCGGTTGCATCAACGACTTCAACCGATGCCCGCTCATCATTCTCAAACTATGGTACATGGGTCGAAGTAGCCGCCCCTGGTTCGAGCATCTACTCAACCTGGATTAACAGTGGCTACAACACGATCAATGGTACCTCAATGGCTACCCCTCACGTTGCCGGTTTGGCTGGCTTGTTGTCATCACAAGGTTTGACCAACAGCCAAATCAAGAGCAAAATCTGCTCAAGCTCCGACCAAATTAGCGGGACTGGCACGCGCTGGACTTGCGGTCGGATCAACATCTACAAAGCTGTTCAATAG